Proteins co-encoded in one Haladaptatus sp. ZSTT2 genomic window:
- a CDS encoding enoyl-CoA hydratase/isomerase family protein, with amino-acid sequence MSEFEFVTVEDDGAVCTIRLARPAAHNALDRQMAAELREATYDAVTRDDVRCLVITGTGGTYCTGADLGTLSGDESDEKRLRHLATDLHAIVTALVNAPMPVVTGVNGVVAGGGLGLALCGDIVLAAESARFEFAYPRIGLSGDGGSTYFLPRLVGLREAQRLTLRDEPVGSEEAVSLGLATEQVADDEFDAHLTDLAAGIASGPTAAYAETRALLHESFDNTLSEQLTSELERISGLANSADFARGHDAFFEKSPAEFVGR; translated from the coding sequence ATGTCCGAGTTCGAATTCGTCACCGTCGAAGACGACGGTGCAGTTTGCACGATTCGCTTAGCCCGCCCGGCCGCACACAACGCACTCGACCGACAGATGGCAGCCGAGTTGCGCGAAGCCACCTACGACGCGGTCACCCGCGACGACGTGCGCTGTCTCGTCATCACGGGAACCGGCGGCACCTACTGCACCGGCGCAGACCTCGGGACGCTTTCTGGCGACGAAAGCGACGAGAAACGACTCCGTCACCTCGCCACTGACCTCCACGCGATTGTGACCGCGCTCGTGAACGCGCCGATGCCCGTCGTAACGGGCGTAAACGGCGTGGTCGCCGGTGGCGGCCTCGGGCTGGCCCTCTGTGGCGACATCGTCCTCGCCGCGGAGTCCGCGCGTTTCGAGTTTGCGTATCCGCGTATCGGCCTCTCCGGTGACGGCGGCTCGACCTACTTCCTCCCGCGACTCGTCGGCCTCAGAGAAGCCCAGCGGCTGACCCTGCGCGACGAACCCGTCGGCAGCGAGGAAGCCGTCTCGCTCGGGCTCGCTACCGAACAGGTCGCAGACGACGAGTTTGACGCCCACCTTACAGACCTCGCTGCGGGCATTGCGAGCGGCCCGACGGCGGCCTACGCAGAGACCCGCGCGCTGCTCCACGAGAGCTTCGACAATACGCTTTCAGAACAGCTCACGTCAGAATTGGAGCGTATCTCGGGGCTTGCGAACTCAGCGGACTTCGCGCGCGGCCACGACGCTTTCTTCGAGAAATCGCCCGCCGAGTTCGTCGGTCGGTAA
- a CDS encoding DUF7563 family protein, with protein sequence MPECNTCGEFVSLDFARVFGNNANEVRACLDCSTRNALQGGGPNRQRAD encoded by the coding sequence ATGCCAGAATGTAACACCTGTGGCGAGTTCGTCTCGCTCGACTTCGCCCGCGTCTTCGGAAACAACGCCAATGAAGTGCGAGCCTGTCTCGACTGTTCGACACGAAATGCCCTCCAAGGTGGTGGCCCAAACCGCCAGCGTGCGGACTGA